In the genome of Leptospira broomii serovar Hurstbridge str. 5399, the window TACTCAAAGTTCTGGATCGCAAATCCCTGACTGTTCAAGAAGCTGAAATCGTGATGAACGAAGTCATGAAAGGTCAGGTATCGGAAATTTTATTAGCATCGTTTTTAACGGCGATTCGTTCAAAGGGCGAGACCGTGGACGAGCTTTTGGGTTTTTCCTTAGCCCTTCGCAAGAACGCATTAAAACCGAAAACCGTTTTTCCATTCGATATGCTGGATACTTGCGGGACCGGCGGTGATGGAAAAGGGACCGTTAATATTTCCACTTTATCCGCCATTGTTTTGGCTTCCCTCGGATTGAAGGTTGCAAAGCACGGAAATCGATCCGTTTCCTCTCATACAGGTTCCAGCGATATCCTGACTCGCTTGGGTTATAATACCGAAAAGACACAGGAAGAAGTGGAATCTCATCTGGTTTCCAGCGGGTTTACTTTTCTATTTGCGCCCATGTGGCACCCTTCTATGAAATTCGCCGGTCCGGTACGAAAAGAACTAGGCTTTCGTACTTTATTTAATATGATCGGACCGCTTAGTAATCCTTTCTCTCCGCAGTATCAAATCATAGGAGTGTATGAACCGGAACTTATGGAGACTTTAATCCGTGTTCTTCAAGGATTGGGCTTACGAAAAGCTCTCGTTTGCCATTCCAGGGACGGGCTCGACGAGTTCTCCATTTTTGAAACCACGGATTATACTTTGTTAGAAGACGGGGTAATTTCTCGGAAGGATTTTGATCCCAAAACGTTGGGCCTCGGGCAGTTGAACCCTGCGGAGGTCTTTACGGCCGGTCCCGATCAGGCGGAAGATTTAGCGCGTAAAATTCTGGATGGTCAGAAAATAGCGGGAACTTATGCAGTAGCTCTGAACGCAGGAGCCGGATTATTCGTGATGGGCAAGGTTCCCACTATCGAAGAAGGATATAAAATCGCGTTAGAACAGCTTGTTAGCGGAAAAACCAAGCAGTTCTTTCAAAATTTAATTACCAAACAGTAGGTTGGGAAAATACTGGTCCCAAACCGAATAGAAAAAGATCTTATTTAGGGTTATAACTATGCAATTCGACTTAAACACACTTTTTATACTAGCTCAAGCCGCAGATGGAGGAGCCGCACCTTCCGCGAGCAATCCTCTTTCGTTATTAACGTCCCCATATGGAATGATCGCGGTAATGTTCGTGATCATGTATTTCCTCGTAATTCGCCCTCAAAGAAACGAGGAAAAAAAACGGAAAGCTATGATTGAAAGCCTACAAAAAGGCGACACAGTGGTGACTTCTTCCGGAATTCACGGTAAAGTGGTAGAGTTTAAGGATAACAACGAGGTTGTCGTTCTCGCTATCGCAAAAGATACGAACGTGACCTTTAATGCAAGCACCATTATAAAGAAGAAGGAAGGGTAAAAGCGCAGTCCTTCCGATAGGTATAGTAGTGAATACGGTGAGATTATGAACAAGATCCTATGCCTCCTCCTCTCATTTTTAATCTCCTTCCCGGTTTTTAGCCAGGATGGAGAAGAAATCGATTTTCTAGACAAGGTTGGAGAACCTAAGAAGGCGACGACTTCTGCAAGTAAGAAGGCTCAAGCCGCGAAGGTTCCCAAAAAGAAGAAATCGAAGAAAGGCTCGAAGAAACGTAAGTCAAGCGAAGTTCGTCAAGACGGCGTCGAGCAGAAAGAAGGTGAGACTAAGAAAAAAGTCGAGGCCACTGGAATTCCTGATGATGCTAAAAACGATTCTCATCCGGGCGACGACGGACACTCTAAAAATTCTGAAAATGCTTCTTCGGAGAAAGCTTTAAAAAAAGAAGAGCCTGGGGATCTGCAAAAACCGTATTGGGTAAATGAAGAAACCGCTCTGACTCCGCGACATCTTCCGGGTTACGCAGAGACTTCTGCCGCCTTGCCAAAGGAAGATATCTCTTTCAAAGATAAGTTAGGCGACATCTTAAAGATGGGTCAAGACAAAAAGAAAGAGGAAGAAAAACGGAAGGCAGCCGAACAAAAAGATCAGAGCACGATTGTCTCCTTCTTTTCCGAATACAAAAAGCCGATTATTATACTCGGACTTATTGTTCTATTTGCCCTCTATCGCCTAAGGGCGGGAGGTCCCCGTATCACCCGGCGTTCTCCGGTGACAATTAATAAAGTGAGAAGAGACTAGGAGCCAAAATTGAAATCGGTTCAGTGGATCATTGTACCCATACTCGTCGTAGCCGCTTCGCTGACGCTACTTTATCCCAACTTTGCTGTTCGCGAATTGGAGCTTGCCATTCGAAAAGAATTTCGGGAACTACCGGAAGAAAAGAAGAAGAAAGCCCTCGAAACATTCGCAGAACGCTGGAAAAAAGATTATAATCCCACGGCAGCTTGGTCGATCGAACCCGATCCTTCCGTTTTACCGGAAAAGGATTATTATCTAGTTCGCGGGAGATTCATCACTTCCGCAAAGATCAATCAGCTTTCGCAAGAAAACCAAGAATTAATTCTAGAACCTAAGAACAAGCTTCGGCCTACCTGGGTCGAGGAATATGTCTTTGGAGAACGACCTCTGACGATCAAACTCGGTTTGGACTTACAAGGTGGAATGCGAGTCGTTCTAAAAGGCGACTTCGAGGACTACGCATCCAAACTGAGGGACAGTTATGCCAAGGAAATCGAGAATCTTACCAAGAAGTCGGAAGATCCAAAACTTTCCGATAAGGAAAAGAAGGAAGCCCGCGATCGGCTTACCGAAATCGAAAGTTATTTTTCCCTCAACCCGTCTCGCAAACTGATCGAGTTGGAAAAAGCGAAACTGATCATAGACAACCGACTTACGAATCAAAACTTGACCGAACCTCAGGTTAGGATTCAGAAAGATCAGGATTCGATCGAGGTCTCCCTTCCCGGGGTCAGCAACTCTTCGCAAATTTTGGACATTATCCGAAATACGGAGACCGTGGAATACAGATTGAAAGAGCCTGCCCGCGATCCAAAGAGTCAAAATGACAACCGCGGAATTTACCAGACTCAAATCGATACGGAAGAAAATCGATTGGTCGCCGAAGAAAGGCGAGAAGACACGGACATCGTCAAATTTCAGAATATCGTAAAACAAAAACTCGGAAAGGACGAGCAGGATAAATTCCTAAATTCCCTAGAAAAGAAATATAATATTCCGGAAAAGTATAAATTATACGCGCTCTGGGCTCGCGGCGCCAATCCTAAAGCGCCTCTGCTGCCTCGCGAATTCATCGTTTTGGAAAGAGCTATCGCTCTGGACGGAAAAGATATGAGGGATGCA includes:
- the trpD gene encoding anthranilate phosphoribosyltransferase translates to MEIRKAILKVLDRKSLTVQEAEIVMNEVMKGQVSEILLASFLTAIRSKGETVDELLGFSLALRKNALKPKTVFPFDMLDTCGTGGDGKGTVNISTLSAIVLASLGLKVAKHGNRSVSSHTGSSDILTRLGYNTEKTQEEVESHLVSSGFTFLFAPMWHPSMKFAGPVRKELGFRTLFNMIGPLSNPFSPQYQIIGVYEPELMETLIRVLQGLGLRKALVCHSRDGLDEFSIFETTDYTLLEDGVISRKDFDPKTLGLGQLNPAEVFTAGPDQAEDLARKILDGQKIAGTYAVALNAGAGLFVMGKVPTIEEGYKIALEQLVSGKTKQFFQNLITKQ
- the yajC gene encoding preprotein translocase subunit YajC; translation: MQFDLNTLFILAQAADGGAAPSASNPLSLLTSPYGMIAVMFVIMYFLVIRPQRNEEKKRKAMIESLQKGDTVVTSSGIHGKVVEFKDNNEVVVLAIAKDTNVTFNASTIIKKKEG
- a CDS encoding SRP-less Sec system protein, which gives rise to MNKILCLLLSFLISFPVFSQDGEEIDFLDKVGEPKKATTSASKKAQAAKVPKKKKSKKGSKKRKSSEVRQDGVEQKEGETKKKVEATGIPDDAKNDSHPGDDGHSKNSENASSEKALKKEEPGDLQKPYWVNEETALTPRHLPGYAETSAALPKEDISFKDKLGDILKMGQDKKKEEEKRKAAEQKDQSTIVSFFSEYKKPIIILGLIVLFALYRLRAGGPRITRRSPVTINKVRRD
- the secD gene encoding protein translocase subunit SecD, with the translated sequence MKSVQWIIVPILVVAASLTLLYPNFAVRELELAIRKEFRELPEEKKKKALETFAERWKKDYNPTAAWSIEPDPSVLPEKDYYLVRGRFITSAKINQLSQENQELILEPKNKLRPTWVEEYVFGERPLTIKLGLDLQGGMRVVLKGDFEDYASKLRDSYAKEIENLTKKSEDPKLSDKEKKEARDRLTEIESYFSLNPSRKLIELEKAKLIIDNRLTNQNLTEPQVRIQKDQDSIEVSLPGVSNSSQILDIIRNTETVEYRLKEPARDPKSQNDNRGIYQTQIDTEENRLVAEERREDTDIVKFQNIVKQKLGKDEQDKFLNSLEKKYNIPEKYKLYALWARGANPKAPLLPREFIVLERAIALDGKDMRDARPSYDNNRLGYFVSFTLTSAGAEKFFEITSKNVGRQLAIVWGDKVISAPVIKGPIAGGNAQIDGDFSREEAVDLSNVISEGALPIPLSVLEMRFIGPTLGIESIEVGLKAVLLGFGLVIIFMLLVYRLSGLVADIALLVNVIVLMALLSLMGFTLTLPGFAGIILTVGMAVDANVIIYERIKEELRAGKHVTSAVAQGFDNAFWTIVDSNVTTLISGILMIKLGNGPIKGFAITLCWGIITSLFTSLFLSRMIMDILVNKLGVSKLQIGFKRLESKNV